One window of the Populus nigra chromosome 4, ddPopNigr1.1, whole genome shotgun sequence genome contains the following:
- the LOC133692526 gene encoding filament-like plant protein 4 isoform X2 yields the protein MDRRSWPWKKKSSDKTEKAAPAEDSGGSQGEKDSYKKPNYVQISVESYTHLTGLEDQVKTYGEQVETLEDQIMDLNEKLSAAHSEMTTKENLVKQHAKVAEEAVSGWEKAEAEALALKNHLETVTLSKLTAEDRASHLDGALKECMRQIRNLKEEHEQKVQDVVLNKKKQLDKIKMDFEAKIGNLDQELLRSAAENAALSRSLQERSNMLIKISEERSQAEADIELLKSNIESCEREINSLKYELHVTSKELEIRNEEKNMIMRSAEAANKQHTEGVKKIAKLEAECQRLRGLVRKKLPGPAALAQMKLEVESLGRDYGDSRLRRSPVKPPSPHLSSVPEFSLDNVQKFNKENEFLTERLFAVEEETKMLKEALAKRNSELQASRNLCAKTASKLQSLEAQFQINNHQKSSPKSITQVPAEGYSSQNISNPPSLTSVSEDGNDDTQSCADSWATTSVSDVSHFKKDNHSEKSNKAENAKHRELMDDFLEMEKLACLNADSATTISSSPNNKASETANTDALAEVSLQKEDALSEEKCDLDPLANHVSCNKDSSAINSGSDADLSSFGKLQSRISLLLESVSKEVDVDKILEEIKQVVHGAETAASCGSKEVHHSDATCDRQTCPEDAVIMGEKEITLLRESKAAPHTMHTVSEELLAAISQIHDFVLFLGKEAMAVHDTSCDSIGLSQKIEEFSITFKKVLCSDRSLIDFMFDLSRVLALASGLRFNVLGYKCNEAEINSPDCIDKVALPENKVIQNDSLGETFQNGCANISSPTSNPEVPDYGNLVPGYGSNTTSCKVSLEEFEELKSEKDTMAMDLARCTENLEKTKSQLHETEQLLAEVKSQLVSAQKSNSLAETQLKCMAESYRSLETRAQELETEVNLLRVKTETLESELQEEKTSHQDALTRCKELEEQLQT from the exons ATGGATCGCCGGAGTTGGCCTTGGAAGAAAAAATCATCCGACAAGACTGAGAAAGCGGCTCCCGCAGAAGATTCCGGTGGATCACAGGGAGAGAAG GATAGCTATAAAAAACCCAACTACGTTCAAATTTCTGTGGAATCATACACCCACCTGACTGGTTTAGAGGATCAAGTGAAGACATATGGGGAACAGGTTGAAACACTAGAGGATCAGATCATGGACTTGAATGAAAAGCTGTCTGCAGCCCATTCAGAGATGACTACCAAGGAAAACCTGGTGAAACAACATGCTAAAGTTGCTGAAGAAGCTGTCTCGG GTTGGGAAAAGGCTGAGGCTGAAGCTTTGGCATTGAAAAATCATCTAGAAACAGTTACACTCTCAAAGCTCACTGCTGAAGATCGGGCATCACATTTGGATGGTGCTCTCAAAGAGTGCATGCGGCAGATAAGAAATCTAAAAGAAGAACATGAACAGAAAGTGCAGGATGTTGTACTCAACAAGAAAAAGCAATTAGACAAAATTAAGATGGATTTTGAAGCAAAGATTGGTAACTTAGATCAAGAGCTCCTTAGGTCTGCTGCTGAAAATGCTGCACTTTCAAGGTCATTGCAAGAGCGTTCTAATATGCTAATCAAAATAAGTGAAGAAAGGTCGCAAGCTGAGGCTGACATCGAGCTTTTGAAGAGCAATATTGAGTCGTGTGAAAGGGAAATAAATTCACTTAAATATGAACTCCATGTAACTTCTAAAGAGCTGGAGATTCGtaatgaagaaaagaatatgATCATGAGATCTGCTGAAGCAGCTAACAAGCAGCATACAGAGGGTGTCAAAAAAATAGCTAAGCTGGAAGCAGAGTGCCAAAGATTACGCGGTCTTGTTCGGAAGAAATTGCCAGGTCCTGCTGCACTTGCCCAGATGAAGCTAGAGGTTGAGAGTTTGGGTCGGGATTATGGAGACTCTCGACTGAGGAGGTCTCCTGTTAAGCCTCCAAGTCCTCATTTGTCCTCAGTGCCTGAATTTTCACTGGACAATGTACAGAAATTCAACAAAGAGAATGAGTTTCTCACAGAGCGTTTATTTGCAGTGGAGGAGGAAACAAAGATGCTGAAAGAAGCTTTGGCAAAGCGTAACAGTGAACTGCAGGCTTCAAGGAATCTGTGTGCTAAGACAGCAAGCAAGCTTCAAAGTTTAGAAGCTCAATTTCAAATCAACAATCATCAGAAAAGTTCCCCAAAATCTATCACTCAGGTTCCTGCTGAAGGTTACTCTAGTCAAAATATCAGTAACCCACCTAGCTTAACCTCTGTGTCTGAAGATGGAAATGATGATACCCAAAGTTGTGCTGACTCTTGGGCAACGACATCAGTCTCCGACGTTTCCCATTTCAAGAAGGACAATCACAGTGAGAAGTCAAATAAGGCTGAAAATGCAAAGCACCGTGAACTTATGGATGACTTCTTGGAGATGGAGAAGTTGGCTTGTTTAAATGCAGATAGTGCCACTACCATTTCAAGTTCTCCAAACAATAAGGCTTCTGAAACTGCAAACACTGATGCTTTGGCTGAGGTCTCCTTGCAAAAAGAAGATGCACTGTCTGAAGAGAAGTGTGATTTGGATCCACTGGCGAATCACGTGTCTTGCAATAAGGATTCTTCAGCCATAAACTCAGGATCTGATGCTGATCTGTCGTCATTTGGGAAGCTCCAGTCTAGAATCTCTTTGTTACTTGAGTCTGTGTCGAAGGAGGTTGATGTGGATAAaattttggaagaaattaaGCAGGTTGTGCATGGTGCAGAAACCGCAGCAAGCTGTGGTTCCAAGGAAGTACACCATTCCGATGCAACGTGTGACAGGCAAACTTGTCCTGAAGATGCTGTTATAATGGGAGAGAAGGAAATCACATTGTTGCGAGAGAGTAAGGCAGCCCCACACACTATGCACACAGTAAGCGAGGAGTTGTTGGCTGCCATTTCTCAGATTCATGACTTCGTACTATTTCTGGGAAAAGAAGCAATGGCAGTTCATGACACTTCTTGCGATAGCATTGGTCTGAGCCAAAAAATTGAGGAGTTCTCAATTACATTCAAGAAAGTTTTATGCAGTGACAGAAGCCtgattgatttcatgtttgACCTTTCTCGTGTATTAGCACTAGCCAGTGGGCTCCGATTCAATGTCCTAGGATATAAATGCAATGAGGCGGAAATCAATAGTCCTGATTGCATAGATAAGGTTGCTTTACCAGAGAACAAGGTCATTCAAAATGATTCACTGGGAGAAACATTTCAGAATGGTTGTGCCAACATTTCCAGTCCGACCTCTAACCCGGAGGTGCCTGATTATGGAAATTTGGTACCTGGCTATGGATCAAATACCACATCGTGCAAGGTCTCATTGGAAGAGTTTGAAGAATTGAAATCAGAGAAGGACACAATGGCCATGGATCTAGCTAGATGTACTGAAAATCTTGAAAAGACAAAGTCTCAATTACATGAAACCGAGCAGCTTCTAGCTGAAGTTAAATCACAACTGGTTTCTGCACAAAAGTCTAACAGCTTGGCTGAGACACAGCTCAAATGTATGGCAGAGTCATATAGGTCGCTTGAAACACGTGCACAGGAGTTGGAAACTGAGGTAAACCTTCTGCGGGTGAAAACAGAAACTTTGGAAAGTGAGCTTCAAGAAGAAAAGACGAGTCATCAGGATGCCTTGACCAGATGCAAAGAACTAGAAGAGCAACTGCAAACGTAA
- the LOC133691720 gene encoding protein SMALL AUXIN UP-REGULATED RNA 51-like codes for MAIRKSNKLPQTAVIKQILKRCSSLGKKQGYHDQEGLPLDVPKGHFVVYVGENRSRYIVPISILSSPEFQTLLQQAEEEFGFDHDMGLTIPCEEVVFQSILVRY; via the coding sequence ATGGCTATCAGGAAATCAAACAAACTGCCTCAAACAGCAGTTATCAAGCAGATCCTCAAGAGGTGCTCAAGCTTAGGAAAGAAACAAGGTTATCATGACCAAGAAGGCCTTCCTTTGGATGTCCCGAAAGGCCACTTTGTAGTATATGTTGGTGAAAACAGAAGCAGATACATTGTGCCTATCTCTATCTTAAGTAGCCCCGAGTTTCAAACTTTGCTTCAACAAGCAGAAGAAGAATTTGGGTTTGATCACGACATGGGCCTCACTATTCCTTGTGAAGAAGTTGTTTTTCAGTCCATTCTGGTCAGATATTGA
- the LOC133692526 gene encoding filament-like plant protein 4 isoform X1, which translates to MDRRSWPWKKKSSDKTEKAAPAEDSGGSQGEKDSYKKPNYVQISVESYTHLTGLEDQVKTYGEQVETLEDQIMDLNEKLSAAHSEMTTKENLVKQHAKVAEEAVSGWEKAEAEALALKNHLETVTLSKLTAEDRASHLDGALKECMRQIRNLKEEHEQKVQDVVLNKKKQLDKIKMDFEAKIGNLDQELLRSAAENAALSRSLQERSNMLIKISEERSQAEADIELLKSNIESCEREINSLKYELHVTSKELEIRNEEKNMIMRSAEAANKQHTEGVKKIAKLEAECQRLRGLVRKKLPGPAALAQMKLEVESLGRDYGDSRLRRSPVKPPSPHLSSVPEFSLDNVQKFNKENEFLTERLFAVEEETKMLKEALAKRNSELQASRNLCAKTASKLQSLEAQFQINNHQKSSPKSITQVPAEGYSSQNISNPPSLTSVSEDGNDDTQSCADSWATTSVSDVSHFKKDNHSEKSNKAENAKHRELMDDFLEMEKLACLNADSATTISSSPNNKASETANTDALAEVSLQKEDALSEEKCDLDPLANHVSCNKDSSAINSGSDADLSSFGKLQSRISLLLESVSKEVDVDKILEEIKQVVHGAETAASCGSKEVHHSDATCDRQTCPEDAVIMGEKEITLLRESKAAPHTMHTVSEELLAAISQIHDFVLFLGKEAMAVHDTSCDSIGLSQKIEEFSITFKKVLCSDRSLIDFMFDLSRVLALASGLRFNVLGYKCNEAEINSPDCIDKVALPENKVIQNDSLGETFQNGCANISSPTSNPEVPDYGNLVPGYGSNTTSCKVSLEEFEELKSEKDTMAMDLARCTENLEKTKSQLHETEQLLAEVKSQLVSAQKSNSLAETQLKCMAESYRSLETRAQELETEVNLLRVKTETLESELQEEKTSHQDALTRCKELEEQLQTKESSSADGIDLKSKQEKEITAAAEKLAECQETIFLLGKQLKYLRPQTEIMGSPYSERSQSGDGIAKDEPTISGINLQDSDQAEMDTGASVNFLKAGSESPSDSYNHPCYPSDTESNLLRSPVGLKHPKHRPTKSTSSSSSSTPTPEKHPRGFSRFFSSKGKNGY; encoded by the exons ATGGATCGCCGGAGTTGGCCTTGGAAGAAAAAATCATCCGACAAGACTGAGAAAGCGGCTCCCGCAGAAGATTCCGGTGGATCACAGGGAGAGAAG GATAGCTATAAAAAACCCAACTACGTTCAAATTTCTGTGGAATCATACACCCACCTGACTGGTTTAGAGGATCAAGTGAAGACATATGGGGAACAGGTTGAAACACTAGAGGATCAGATCATGGACTTGAATGAAAAGCTGTCTGCAGCCCATTCAGAGATGACTACCAAGGAAAACCTGGTGAAACAACATGCTAAAGTTGCTGAAGAAGCTGTCTCGG GTTGGGAAAAGGCTGAGGCTGAAGCTTTGGCATTGAAAAATCATCTAGAAACAGTTACACTCTCAAAGCTCACTGCTGAAGATCGGGCATCACATTTGGATGGTGCTCTCAAAGAGTGCATGCGGCAGATAAGAAATCTAAAAGAAGAACATGAACAGAAAGTGCAGGATGTTGTACTCAACAAGAAAAAGCAATTAGACAAAATTAAGATGGATTTTGAAGCAAAGATTGGTAACTTAGATCAAGAGCTCCTTAGGTCTGCTGCTGAAAATGCTGCACTTTCAAGGTCATTGCAAGAGCGTTCTAATATGCTAATCAAAATAAGTGAAGAAAGGTCGCAAGCTGAGGCTGACATCGAGCTTTTGAAGAGCAATATTGAGTCGTGTGAAAGGGAAATAAATTCACTTAAATATGAACTCCATGTAACTTCTAAAGAGCTGGAGATTCGtaatgaagaaaagaatatgATCATGAGATCTGCTGAAGCAGCTAACAAGCAGCATACAGAGGGTGTCAAAAAAATAGCTAAGCTGGAAGCAGAGTGCCAAAGATTACGCGGTCTTGTTCGGAAGAAATTGCCAGGTCCTGCTGCACTTGCCCAGATGAAGCTAGAGGTTGAGAGTTTGGGTCGGGATTATGGAGACTCTCGACTGAGGAGGTCTCCTGTTAAGCCTCCAAGTCCTCATTTGTCCTCAGTGCCTGAATTTTCACTGGACAATGTACAGAAATTCAACAAAGAGAATGAGTTTCTCACAGAGCGTTTATTTGCAGTGGAGGAGGAAACAAAGATGCTGAAAGAAGCTTTGGCAAAGCGTAACAGTGAACTGCAGGCTTCAAGGAATCTGTGTGCTAAGACAGCAAGCAAGCTTCAAAGTTTAGAAGCTCAATTTCAAATCAACAATCATCAGAAAAGTTCCCCAAAATCTATCACTCAGGTTCCTGCTGAAGGTTACTCTAGTCAAAATATCAGTAACCCACCTAGCTTAACCTCTGTGTCTGAAGATGGAAATGATGATACCCAAAGTTGTGCTGACTCTTGGGCAACGACATCAGTCTCCGACGTTTCCCATTTCAAGAAGGACAATCACAGTGAGAAGTCAAATAAGGCTGAAAATGCAAAGCACCGTGAACTTATGGATGACTTCTTGGAGATGGAGAAGTTGGCTTGTTTAAATGCAGATAGTGCCACTACCATTTCAAGTTCTCCAAACAATAAGGCTTCTGAAACTGCAAACACTGATGCTTTGGCTGAGGTCTCCTTGCAAAAAGAAGATGCACTGTCTGAAGAGAAGTGTGATTTGGATCCACTGGCGAATCACGTGTCTTGCAATAAGGATTCTTCAGCCATAAACTCAGGATCTGATGCTGATCTGTCGTCATTTGGGAAGCTCCAGTCTAGAATCTCTTTGTTACTTGAGTCTGTGTCGAAGGAGGTTGATGTGGATAAaattttggaagaaattaaGCAGGTTGTGCATGGTGCAGAAACCGCAGCAAGCTGTGGTTCCAAGGAAGTACACCATTCCGATGCAACGTGTGACAGGCAAACTTGTCCTGAAGATGCTGTTATAATGGGAGAGAAGGAAATCACATTGTTGCGAGAGAGTAAGGCAGCCCCACACACTATGCACACAGTAAGCGAGGAGTTGTTGGCTGCCATTTCTCAGATTCATGACTTCGTACTATTTCTGGGAAAAGAAGCAATGGCAGTTCATGACACTTCTTGCGATAGCATTGGTCTGAGCCAAAAAATTGAGGAGTTCTCAATTACATTCAAGAAAGTTTTATGCAGTGACAGAAGCCtgattgatttcatgtttgACCTTTCTCGTGTATTAGCACTAGCCAGTGGGCTCCGATTCAATGTCCTAGGATATAAATGCAATGAGGCGGAAATCAATAGTCCTGATTGCATAGATAAGGTTGCTTTACCAGAGAACAAGGTCATTCAAAATGATTCACTGGGAGAAACATTTCAGAATGGTTGTGCCAACATTTCCAGTCCGACCTCTAACCCGGAGGTGCCTGATTATGGAAATTTGGTACCTGGCTATGGATCAAATACCACATCGTGCAAGGTCTCATTGGAAGAGTTTGAAGAATTGAAATCAGAGAAGGACACAATGGCCATGGATCTAGCTAGATGTACTGAAAATCTTGAAAAGACAAAGTCTCAATTACATGAAACCGAGCAGCTTCTAGCTGAAGTTAAATCACAACTGGTTTCTGCACAAAAGTCTAACAGCTTGGCTGAGACACAGCTCAAATGTATGGCAGAGTCATATAGGTCGCTTGAAACACGTGCACAGGAGTTGGAAACTGAGGTAAACCTTCTGCGGGTGAAAACAGAAACTTTGGAAAGTGAGCTTCAAGAAGAAAAGACGAGTCATCAGGATGCCTTGACCAGATGCAAAGAACTAGAAGAGCAACTGCAAAC gaAAGAGAGCTCGTCAGCGGATGGCATTGACCTCAAGAGCAAACAG GAGAAAGAAATAACAGCTGCCGCAGAAAAGCTAGCAGAGTGCCAGGAGACTATATTTCTTCTTGGCAAACAGTTAAAATATTTGCGTCCTCAAACAGAGATCATGGGATCTCCTTACAGTGAGAGGAGTCAAAGTGGCGATGGGATTGCCAAAGACGAACCTACTATAAGTGGCATTAACTTGCAGGACTCTGATCAAGCTGAGATGGACACAGGTGCTTCTGTTAATTTCCTCAAAGCAGGTAGTGAATCTCCATCGGATTCATACAACCATCCATGCTATCCATCTGATACAGAGTCAAACCTCTTGAGATCACCGGTTGGCTTAAAGCATCCAAAACACAGGCCTACAAAATCAACttcctcatcttcatcttctacCCCCACGCCAGAGAAACACCCTCGAGGGTTTAGCAGGTTCTTTTCCTCGAAAGGGAAGAATGGTTACTAG
- the LOC133692943 gene encoding ATP sulfurylase 2-like, protein MSLTIKLTISPLIINLNCHERNRTKLPAIRPKSIYHSNALNPILYSNKRPGMFQASVSGTVIKSSLIGPDGGVLVDVIVPESERGSKTLEAESLPKARLAKIDVEWVHVISEGWASPLKGFMRENEYLQSLHFNSLRMENGTVVNMSLPIVLAIDDETKESIGSSKDVGLVGLEGDLLAILRSIEIYKHNKEERIARTWGTTAPGLPYVEEFIAPAGNWLLGGDLEVLKPIKYNDGLDHYRLSPKQLRKEFDRRQADAVFAFQLRNPVHNGHALLMNDTRRRLLEMGYKNPILLLHPLGGFTKADDVPLDVRMEQHSKVLEDGVLDPETTIVAVFPSPMHYAGPTEVQWHAKARVNAGANFYIVGRDPAGMGHPTEKRDLYDPDHGKKVLSMAPGLEKLNILPFRVAAYDTVAKKMAFFDPSRSEEFLFISGTKMRTYARNGENPPDGFMCPGGWEVLVKYYEQLQAEEAMPAVASA, encoded by the exons ATGTCTTTAACAATTAAACTAACCATATCTCCTCTTATAATTAACCTTAATTGTCACGAAAGAAACAGAACAAAACTCCCAGCAATCCGACCAAAATCAATCTACCATTCAAACGCATTAAACCCTATTCTATACAGCAATAAAAGACCCGGAATGTTTCAAGCTTCTGTTTCCGGTACAGTTATCAAGAGCTCCTTGATTGGGCCAGATGGTGGGGTCTTAGTGGATGTTATAGTGCCAGAGAGCGAGAGGGGGTCAAAAACCTTGGAAGCAGAGTCACTGCCTAAAGCGAGGCTGGCTAAGATTGATGTGGAGTGGGTTCATGTGATAAGTGAAGGATGGGCGAGTCCCTTGAAAGGGTTTATGAGGGAGAATGAGTATTTGCAGAGTTTGCATTTTAATTCTTTGAGAATGGAAAATGGGACTGTTGTGAATATGTCGCTTCCTATTGTTTTGGCAATTGATGACGAGACCAAAGAGAGTATTGGGTCTTCAAAAGATGTTGGATTGGTTGGTCTTGAGGGTGATTTGCTTGCTATTCTTCGAAG TATTGAGATATACAAGCAtaacaaagaagaaagaatagcTAGAACATGGGGGACAACTGCACCTGGATTGCCGTACGTTGAGGAATTCATTGCTCCAGCAGGAAATTGGCTCCTAGGTGGAGATCTAGAAGTGCTAAAGCCCATCAAATACAATGATGGACTTGATCATTACAGGCTTTCTCCCAAACAACTCAGGAAGGAATTTGATAGGCGTCAAGCTGATGCAGTTTTTGCATTTCAGTTACGAAACCCTGTTCATAATGGGCATGCCTTATTGATGAATGATACACGCAGGCGGCTTTTGGAAATGGGTTATAAGAATCCGATTCTACTGCTTCATCCATTAGGAGGTTTCACAAAGGCTGATGATGTTCCTTTGGATGTTCGGATGGAACAACACAGCAAG GTTCTAGAAGATGGAGTTCTTGACCCTGAAACTACAATAGTTGCTGTATTCCCGTCACCTATGCATTATGCTGGTCCTACTGAAGTGCAATGGCATGCCAAGGCACGGGTAAATGCAGGTGCTAACTTTTACATTGTAGGTCGTGATCCTGCTGGTATGGGTCACCCGACAGAGAAGAGAGATTTATATGACCCTGATCATGGAAAAAAGGTTCTAAGCATGGCTCCAGGCCTGGAGAAGTTGAATATTTTGCCATTTAGG GTGGCAGCATATGACACTGTGGCAAAGAAGATGGCATTTTTTGATCCATCTCGTTCCGAAGAGTTCCTCTTCATCTCTGGAACCAAG ATGAGGACCTATGCTAGAAATGGTGAGAACCCTCCTGATGGTTTTATGTGCCCTGGTGGTTGGGAAGTCCTTGTCAAATATTATGAGCAGTTGCAGGCCGAAGAGGCAATGCCAGCTGTTGCATCTGCTTAA